From a single Capsicum annuum cultivar UCD-10X-F1 chromosome 12, UCD10Xv1.1, whole genome shotgun sequence genomic region:
- the LOC107849026 gene encoding uncharacterized protein LOC107849026: protein MAKAYRIEVFDYIMSKVGKIGPRVKEYLKEAGYEKWSRCHSPVNRGRMMTSNIAECINGCLVEARELSIIGFLEKVRILFAAGNCNNNEIVKAAGSYLYCVYESGRRYITNIDHGTYNCYWYQIDEIPCAHVIAVLKSKNFDVKEYGRYCSELYRPNTIVKMYELLIVPMLDTKDWNVLEFINAEKVLPPKYKGPSSRPKKGRHLKSSESLTASSNHCGKCGRADHNWRTCDYFLKEC from the exons ATGGCTAAAGCTTATAGAATAGAAGTTTTTGATTACATTATGTCAAAGGTTGGTAAGATTGGTCCAAGAGTTAAGGAATATCTGAAGGAAGCTGGCTATGAAAAATGGTCTCGATGTCACTCCCCTGTTAATAGAGGTAGAATGATGACCTCAAATATAGCCGAATGTATTAACGGTTGTTTGGTAGAGGCTAGAGAACTTTCTATCATAGGTTTCCTCGAAAAAGTTAGGATTTTATTTGCTGCAGGAAATTGTAATAACAATGAAATT GTTAAGGCAGCTGGTAGTTATCTGTACTGTGTATATGAATCAGGAAGGAGGTACATTACTAATATTGATCATGGCACGTACAATTGTTATTggtatcaaattgatgaaataccaTGTGCACACGTAATTGCCGTTTTAAAGAGTAAAAATTTTGATGTAAAAGAGTATGGACGTTACTGCTCAGAATTGTACAGGCCAAACACCATTGTCAAGATGTATGAACTGCTAATAGTTCCTATGCTGGACACGAAGGATTGGAAcgttttagaatttattaatgcTGAAAAAGTTCTGCCACCCAAATACAAAGGACCTTCAAGTAGGCCAAAGAAAGGAAGGCATTTGAAATCTAGTGAATCACTTACTGCAAGTTCAAACCATTGCGGTAAATGCGGGCGTGCAGACCACAACTGGAGGACGTGCGATTACTTTTTAAAAGAATGTTGA